Proteins encoded in a region of the Halorhodospira halophila genome:
- the prsT gene encoding XrtA/PEP-CTERM system TPR-repeat protein PrsT, which produces MNQHRKKPLHCARSVVGIAALLLFGAVTGCGPTQMSEEEHLERAAHYQAEGNPEAEAIELRSALRQNPENIDAHRRLGVIYLSLGRTEDAIRALERAQERAGGDMDDEIRLDLGRAYWQARRAEDTLQTLNTSFSAAEHQLDAALLRGHALASENRIMEAEAAYRQALRNDPERLSAMVGLARMRATSGDKSEARKLVESALEHDESYGPAWRLLGELEQSTNPNAAEAAFTRSIEDQQTADAGRFHRGLLRLQRGDLEGAREDAQALEGHDRQLPHAAYLRGVTHFFADDFAAAADEFEDVLRRMPDHHSSVLFAGLAHFGRGSSAQAESRLEQVLRQHPGFPPAVRVLAALREGRGDTANAERLLQELIDTNPGDLASIHQLARLELAEGRLDDGLPRLVAWAQSQPQSVRGRLTLARAHLADGEADLAIEQLQTAQEMAPDALEPRVTLIVHYLENSLYQEALEEAEDLVERHPDEAVAHNLAGTALLGLQRPDSARDAFTTALQYAPGDFLATRNLAMLAQVQGNTDAAREHLQSALTVRTDDLDLLLELARFEAEMGHDQRSEALLNRAKDAHPEALRPRLVLARHRMDGGKPREAITLLEPLREVHGSNPAWLELTARARLMAGQNASAARLFTSLLEQRPDDAQTRWLLGSALLADSRYNEATNHFQAVIESHAETAAVHNSLAYARHQLGDERAEAHARDALRLEPNNPHFQGTLGMILLDNGELEEAAEYLRLAQQARPDEVSVRYRYAEALVRLGRDDQARHHLNFIVDDDRETPSSIHADARMLLEELDR; this is translated from the coding sequence ATGAATCAGCACCGAAAGAAGCCGTTACATTGCGCAAGATCCGTTGTCGGGATCGCCGCACTGCTGCTTTTCGGGGCCGTGACGGGCTGCGGGCCGACCCAGATGAGCGAAGAGGAACATTTGGAGCGTGCCGCCCATTACCAAGCTGAAGGCAATCCCGAAGCCGAAGCCATTGAACTGCGTAGCGCGCTTCGGCAAAACCCCGAGAACATTGATGCTCACCGCCGGCTCGGGGTTATCTATTTGAGCTTGGGGCGCACCGAGGACGCGATCCGCGCCTTGGAGCGAGCCCAGGAGAGAGCCGGCGGGGATATGGACGACGAGATCCGCTTGGATTTGGGGCGCGCCTACTGGCAAGCGCGCCGCGCTGAGGACACGCTGCAAACCCTTAATACCTCCTTCAGCGCGGCTGAGCACCAATTGGACGCGGCACTGCTACGCGGTCACGCCCTCGCCTCCGAGAACCGCATTATGGAAGCAGAAGCGGCGTATCGTCAGGCATTGCGGAACGACCCTGAACGCCTCAGCGCTATGGTCGGGTTGGCCCGCATGCGGGCCACATCGGGAGACAAGTCGGAAGCTCGAAAACTCGTTGAGTCGGCGCTCGAGCACGACGAGAGCTATGGGCCGGCGTGGAGACTGCTTGGCGAACTAGAGCAGTCCACCAACCCCAATGCCGCCGAGGCAGCCTTTACCCGCAGCATCGAGGACCAGCAAACCGCCGATGCTGGCCGCTTCCATCGGGGGCTACTTCGGTTGCAGAGGGGCGATTTGGAAGGAGCCCGGGAGGACGCACAAGCGCTGGAAGGGCACGACAGGCAACTCCCCCACGCTGCCTACCTCCGCGGCGTAACTCACTTTTTCGCGGACGACTTCGCGGCCGCGGCAGATGAGTTTGAAGACGTGCTGCGGCGCATGCCGGACCACCATTCCTCGGTTCTCTTCGCTGGCTTGGCGCACTTCGGCCGTGGCTCCTCAGCACAGGCGGAATCCCGCCTCGAACAGGTTCTCCGACAACATCCTGGCTTTCCGCCGGCGGTAAGAGTGTTGGCCGCATTGCGGGAGGGCCGCGGTGATACGGCTAATGCCGAGCGTTTGTTGCAGGAACTCATCGATACGAACCCCGGAGACTTGGCATCGATCCATCAGCTGGCCCGTCTCGAATTAGCCGAAGGCCGACTCGATGACGGCTTACCCCGCTTGGTGGCGTGGGCACAAAGCCAACCGCAATCGGTGAGGGGCCGACTGACCTTGGCCCGCGCCCACTTGGCCGATGGCGAGGCCGATCTCGCCATTGAACAGCTGCAGACGGCTCAGGAGATGGCGCCCGATGCCCTTGAGCCGAGAGTTACATTAATTGTGCATTACCTGGAGAACAGCCTCTATCAGGAGGCGTTGGAAGAGGCTGAGGACCTGGTGGAACGCCATCCCGATGAAGCTGTGGCCCACAATCTCGCTGGCACGGCACTGCTCGGACTGCAGCGTCCTGACAGCGCCAGGGACGCCTTCACGACTGCTTTGCAATACGCGCCGGGCGATTTCCTAGCGACCCGCAACTTGGCAATGCTGGCACAGGTTCAGGGAAATACAGACGCGGCCCGCGAGCACCTCCAGAGCGCCTTGACAGTCCGCACCGACGACCTTGATCTGCTCTTGGAGCTTGCGCGCTTCGAGGCTGAAATGGGGCACGATCAGCGCAGCGAGGCGCTGCTGAACCGCGCCAAGGACGCGCATCCCGAGGCATTGCGCCCCCGTCTTGTGCTCGCTCGCCACCGCATGGACGGCGGCAAGCCACGGGAGGCCATCACCCTCCTTGAGCCACTGCGTGAGGTACACGGGTCCAACCCTGCATGGCTGGAGCTCACTGCCCGGGCTCGTTTGATGGCTGGTCAGAACGCTAGCGCCGCCCGCCTTTTCACATCGTTGTTGGAGCAACGCCCGGACGACGCTCAAACCCGCTGGCTATTGGGCTCAGCCCTGCTGGCCGACAGCCGTTACAACGAAGCCACGAATCACTTCCAAGCCGTAATAGAGAGCCATGCCGAAACGGCAGCGGTTCACAACAGCCTTGCGTACGCCCGGCACCAGCTCGGGGACGAGCGGGCCGAAGCGCACGCCCGAGACGCACTGCGTTTAGAGCCGAACAACCCCCACTTCCAGGGCACTCTTGGAATGATCTTGTTAGACAACGGCGAGTTGGAAGAGGCGGCAGAGTACTTGCGGCTGGCCCAGCAAGCACGGCCAGACGAAGTCTCGGTTCGGTATCGTTACGCTGAAGCGCTCGTGCGGCTGGGGCGGGACGATCAGGCCCGACACCATCTCAACTTCATTGTGGACGACGACAGAGAAACACCGTCCAGCATACATGCAGATGCCCGGATGCTGCTGGAGGAGCTTGATCGGTAG
- a CDS encoding DUF1194 domain-containing protein: MNKIRSALSASLLAVAVGVPMHAAADPIPVDLELVLAVDVSGSVNDPRYQAQKTGYIEAFRNPLVHSAIGSGVIGSIATTYMEWSGATEQSQQVGWTQISSAAAANAFADAIDATTRAFSGLTGISQAIDWSVDSIQNNDFAGTRQIIDISGDGTDNTSGDPADARDDAVAAGMTINGIAIEEATSISLTDYFANNVIGGDSSFVLTADTFEDFEDAILLKLQREIDPNGIPVPGTAALFGLGLLLLAGGGRFSRRIAGAPAQRPTVMA, translated from the coding sequence ATGAACAAGATTCGATCCGCACTATCCGCATCACTGCTGGCAGTGGCTGTAGGGGTACCCATGCATGCCGCTGCCGATCCTATTCCTGTTGACCTGGAGTTGGTGCTAGCGGTGGATGTCTCCGGTAGCGTCAACGACCCCCGCTATCAAGCACAAAAGACCGGCTATATTGAGGCGTTCCGCAATCCGCTGGTCCACAGCGCCATCGGCAGTGGCGTTATCGGCTCTATCGCCACGACCTACATGGAGTGGTCAGGAGCGACCGAGCAGTCGCAGCAAGTCGGCTGGACACAAATTAGCTCAGCAGCGGCAGCCAATGCCTTTGCCGACGCCATCGACGCGACAACCAGGGCCTTCAGTGGCTTGACCGGCATCTCACAAGCCATCGACTGGTCAGTTGACTCCATCCAAAACAATGACTTCGCAGGCACGCGACAGATCATTGATATCTCCGGCGATGGCACCGACAACACTTCCGGCGACCCCGCAGATGCGCGAGACGACGCCGTAGCCGCAGGAATGACCATCAATGGCATAGCTATTGAGGAGGCCACCAGCATCAGCCTCACCGATTACTTCGCAAACAACGTCATCGGCGGTGACAGCAGCTTCGTTTTGACTGCCGATACCTTCGAGGACTTCGAAGATGCCATTCTGTTAAAGCTTCAGCGCGAAATCGACCCCAACGGCATACCGGTACCCGGCACCGCGGCGCTCTTCGGCCTGGGGTTGCTGCTGCTTGCCGGTGGCGGGCGCTTCAGCCGCCGGATTGCAGGTGCTCCGGCACAGAGACCTACGGTAATGGCCTAA
- a CDS encoding Lon protease family protein encodes MAAPEPLSLEHLYRVCDPEQLGFRTTEELSAMDRPPGQERALEAMDLGASMRASGFNLFVMGPEGDGKLEMVHRLLAERAAREATPSDWCYLNNFEEPTRPRLLRLPPGQGARWRHDLEQLIEELRSTIPATFESDEYQNRLQELQQQLNRRQREAFEAIQKEAEQYDVTLLQTPSGFSFAPVKEGEVIEPEQFQQLPEEERRRYQEAIEFLQERLQAVVKQIPKWRKEIQEQVRKLNEEMTLLAVGQRIQELRQRYGELPLAAAHLDAVRNDIIEHVDAFRSGEQDHVEYILGRYRANLLLAHDPADGAPVVYEDMPTHQRLVGRTEHHVHQGALLTDFNLIRPGSLHQANGGYLIVDAHRILTQPLAWPSLKRTLSAGEVRIESLEQVHGFWTTVTLEPEPMPLRTKVVLLGDRMVYYLLSAYDPDFPELFKVEADLEDDLPRDAETQQLYARMLATLVRQRRLRHLDRFAAARVIEHGSRMADDSERLAAGGRAITDLLQEADHYATGDGAEIIGQDHIERALAAQERRAGRIRDRSQETIERGTLVIHTEGHHTASVNGLSVLQLGDFGFGRPTRITATARPGRGQLVDIEREAKLGGKIHSKGVMILSRFLASRFAPEGDLSLSASLAFEQSYGGIDGDSASVAELCALFSAIGRVPLDHGIAVTGSVNQLGEVQAVGGVNEKIEGFFEVCRRRGLTGRQGVALPASNVVHLMLRQEVRDAVAAGQFHIYPLSHVDEALELLTGRPAGVWDDAGAYPQGSVNRAVADRLEAFARSQRRRGGGDADEAAEDDDD; translated from the coding sequence ATGGCTGCACCCGAGCCCCTTTCACTGGAGCACCTCTACCGGGTCTGTGACCCGGAGCAGCTCGGTTTCCGCACCACCGAGGAGCTCTCGGCCATGGACCGCCCGCCCGGGCAGGAACGGGCCCTGGAGGCGATGGATCTGGGCGCGAGCATGCGCGCCTCGGGCTTCAATCTGTTCGTGATGGGGCCGGAGGGCGACGGCAAGCTGGAGATGGTCCATCGGCTGCTGGCCGAGCGTGCCGCGCGCGAGGCGACGCCCTCGGACTGGTGCTACCTGAACAACTTCGAGGAGCCCACGCGGCCGCGGCTGCTGCGCCTGCCGCCGGGCCAGGGGGCGCGCTGGCGCCACGATCTGGAGCAGCTGATCGAGGAGCTGCGCAGCACCATCCCGGCCACCTTCGAAAGCGACGAGTACCAGAACCGGCTGCAGGAGCTGCAGCAGCAGCTCAACCGCCGCCAGCGCGAGGCCTTCGAGGCGATCCAGAAGGAGGCGGAGCAGTACGACGTCACGCTGCTGCAGACCCCCTCGGGATTCAGCTTCGCCCCGGTCAAGGAGGGCGAGGTGATCGAGCCGGAGCAGTTCCAGCAGCTGCCCGAGGAGGAGCGCCGGCGCTATCAGGAGGCCATCGAGTTCCTGCAGGAGCGGCTGCAGGCGGTGGTCAAGCAGATCCCCAAGTGGCGCAAGGAGATCCAGGAGCAGGTCCGCAAGCTCAATGAGGAGATGACCCTGCTCGCGGTCGGCCAGCGCATCCAGGAGCTGCGCCAGCGCTACGGCGAGCTGCCGTTGGCCGCCGCCCACTTGGACGCCGTCCGCAACGACATCATCGAGCACGTGGACGCCTTCCGCTCCGGCGAGCAAGACCACGTGGAGTACATCCTGGGCCGCTACCGGGCCAACCTGCTGCTCGCCCACGACCCGGCCGACGGCGCGCCGGTGGTCTACGAGGACATGCCCACCCACCAACGGCTGGTGGGCCGCACGGAGCATCACGTGCACCAGGGGGCGCTGCTCACGGACTTCAACCTGATCCGCCCCGGCTCGCTGCACCAGGCCAACGGCGGCTATCTGATCGTCGATGCCCACCGCATCCTCACCCAGCCGCTGGCCTGGCCATCGCTCAAACGGACGCTCTCCGCCGGCGAGGTGCGCATCGAGTCCTTGGAGCAGGTCCACGGCTTCTGGACCACGGTCACCCTGGAGCCGGAACCGATGCCGCTGCGCACCAAGGTGGTGCTGCTCGGCGACCGGATGGTCTACTACCTGCTCTCGGCCTACGACCCGGACTTCCCGGAGCTGTTCAAGGTCGAGGCCGACCTGGAGGACGACCTGCCCCGGGACGCCGAGACCCAGCAGCTCTACGCCCGTATGCTCGCCACCCTGGTCCGCCAGCGCCGTCTACGCCACCTGGACCGCTTCGCCGCGGCCCGGGTGATCGAGCACGGCAGCCGCATGGCCGATGACAGCGAGCGGCTGGCCGCCGGCGGGCGGGCCATCACCGATCTGCTGCAGGAGGCGGATCACTACGCCACCGGCGACGGCGCCGAGATTATCGGCCAAGACCACATCGAGCGCGCCCTCGCCGCCCAGGAGCGTCGCGCCGGGCGCATCCGCGATCGCAGCCAGGAGACCATCGAGCGCGGCACGCTGGTGATCCACACCGAGGGGCACCACACCGCCTCGGTCAACGGGCTCTCGGTCCTGCAGCTGGGCGATTTCGGCTTCGGCCGGCCGACGCGGATCACCGCCACCGCCCGCCCCGGGCGCGGGCAGCTGGTGGACATCGAGCGCGAGGCGAAGCTCGGCGGCAAGATCCACTCCAAGGGGGTGATGATCCTCTCGCGCTTTCTCGCCAGCCGCTTCGCCCCGGAGGGCGACCTGTCGCTCTCAGCGAGCCTCGCCTTCGAACAGTCCTACGGCGGCATCGACGGCGACAGCGCCTCGGTGGCCGAGCTCTGCGCGCTCTTCTCGGCCATCGGCCGCGTCCCGCTGGATCACGGCATCGCCGTCACCGGCTCGGTGAACCAACTCGGCGAGGTGCAGGCCGTCGGCGGGGTGAACGAGAAGATCGAGGGCTTCTTCGAGGTCTGCCGGCGGCGCGGGCTGACCGGCCGGCAGGGGGTGGCGCTGCCGGCGAGCAACGTGGTGCACCTGATGCTGCGCCAGGAGGTGCGCGACGCAGTGGCCGCCGGGCAGTTCCACATCTACCCGCTGAGCCATGTGGATGAGGCGTTGGAGCTGCTCACCGGCCGGCCCGCCGGCGTTTGGGATGATGCCGGTGCGTACCCGCAGGGGTCGGTGAACCGCGCCGTGGCCGACCGCCTGGAGGCATTCGCCCGGAGCCAGCGCCGGCGCGGCGGGGGCGATGCGGACGAGGCCGCGGAGGATGACGATGACTGA
- a CDS encoding universal stress protein, with protein MTERMPEQGSPRRVVVLLDASRASLEALEAAAELAAQLGAELLAIFVEEEALLRCAGYPWAREMGLSGAVRPLETGIEEQRMRTRAEAIRKALAQTGRHRGVHYRLEVCRGGVVRETLSLVNRDDLLVLGKVGYARARGLRIGSTARAIVFGTPGPVMVFERPLQPRTGHGVAVVVESGEPGVRTLTRAAALLGEGEILARFIPDHAAPLPDGDDPARAWAARHCPNAQWLTPAGSPTALARHLSRAPVDKLIISRRSALLAEHDTRSLIEAVQLPVLVVP; from the coding sequence ATGACTGAGCGCATGCCGGAGCAGGGGTCACCGCGCCGGGTAGTCGTCCTGCTGGATGCTTCGCGGGCCAGTCTGGAGGCGCTGGAGGCGGCCGCCGAGCTGGCCGCCCAGCTCGGCGCCGAGCTGCTGGCGATCTTCGTCGAGGAGGAGGCGCTGCTGCGCTGTGCCGGGTACCCCTGGGCCCGCGAGATGGGTCTCTCCGGGGCCGTCCGCCCCCTGGAGACCGGCATCGAAGAGCAGCGCATGCGCACCCGTGCCGAGGCGATCCGCAAGGCGCTGGCGCAGACTGGCCGGCACCGGGGCGTGCACTACCGCCTGGAGGTCTGCCGGGGCGGGGTCGTCCGCGAGACCCTGAGCCTGGTTAACCGCGATGATCTGCTGGTCCTGGGCAAGGTGGGCTACGCCCGTGCCCGCGGGCTGCGCATCGGCTCCACGGCCCGCGCCATCGTCTTCGGCACACCGGGGCCGGTGATGGTCTTCGAGCGGCCATTGCAGCCCCGCACGGGGCACGGCGTGGCCGTGGTCGTCGAATCCGGCGAGCCGGGCGTCCGGACGCTGACCCGTGCCGCCGCCCTGCTCGGCGAGGGTGAGATCCTGGCCCGGTTCATCCCCGACCACGCGGCTCCCCTACCCGACGGCGACGACCCGGCCCGCGCCTGGGCGGCCCGGCACTGCCCCAACGCCCAGTGGCTAACGCCCGCCGGATCGCCGACCGCCCTGGCCCGGCACCTGAGCCGTGCCCCCGTGGACAAGCTGATCATCAGCCGCCGCAGCGCCCTGCTAGCCGAACACGACACCCGCTCGCTGATCGAGGCCGTGCAGCTCCCGGTGCTGGTGGTGCCCTAG
- the mgtE gene encoding magnesium transporter, producing the protein MQIDLAAAPTDPSAYDARKRRLAETFTKLYLRGAWRPLDRLVRRLHAADAAAVFAELPVAQVVDTLQAVSRPRHAARIVNEMPQALRHQVVEALPREELAELLENFRPDELTDLIQALPEDRREHPLSALPADSRDELDSLLAHDPGAAGGLMTTEFFALHEMVTVREAIDALRGYSDAEMVFYLFLTDEAGHLTGVISLRQLLLAREDAQVAEFMSRRVIRVRTDTEEEQVSRLFDKYRLLALPVVDEADVLVGIVTVDDIIDVIGESTTEDMLRMAGTRQSEMLTDSVFRIAGVRLPWLFAAFLGGLGATAVIGQYEDILGQVIILSAFVPIIIGMAGNVGVQSATVTVRGLATGAIHLRDTLAMVFKELRVGLLLGAFYGVILALYGLWMYDSLQLGQVVGLTILTNMAGAALLAVSLPMLFVRLNADPAVATGPFVTTAIDVLGVLNYFVIASLIYGL; encoded by the coding sequence TTGCAGATTGACCTAGCTGCGGCACCGACCGACCCGAGCGCCTACGACGCGCGCAAACGCCGGCTGGCGGAGACCTTCACCAAGCTCTACCTGCGCGGTGCGTGGCGGCCTCTGGACCGGTTGGTGCGCCGGCTACACGCGGCCGATGCGGCGGCGGTGTTCGCCGAGCTGCCGGTCGCGCAGGTGGTCGATACCCTCCAGGCGGTGAGTCGCCCCCGTCACGCGGCGCGGATTGTCAACGAGATGCCCCAGGCGCTGCGCCATCAGGTCGTCGAGGCCTTGCCCCGCGAAGAGCTGGCGGAGCTGCTGGAGAATTTTCGGCCCGATGAGCTGACGGACCTGATCCAGGCCCTGCCGGAGGATCGGCGCGAGCATCCGCTCTCCGCGCTGCCCGCTGACAGCCGCGACGAACTGGATAGCCTGCTGGCTCACGATCCCGGGGCCGCCGGTGGTCTGATGACCACGGAGTTCTTTGCCCTGCACGAGATGGTCACCGTGCGCGAGGCGATCGATGCCCTGCGGGGATACTCCGATGCCGAGATGGTCTTCTATCTCTTCCTGACCGACGAGGCCGGCCACCTGACCGGGGTTATCTCGCTGCGCCAGCTGCTGCTCGCCCGGGAGGACGCCCAGGTGGCAGAGTTCATGAGCCGGCGGGTCATCCGCGTGCGCACCGACACCGAGGAGGAGCAGGTCTCGCGGCTCTTCGACAAGTACCGGCTGCTCGCGCTGCCGGTGGTGGACGAGGCGGATGTCCTGGTGGGCATCGTGACGGTCGACGACATCATCGACGTCATCGGTGAGTCCACCACCGAGGACATGCTCCGCATGGCCGGTACCCGGCAGTCGGAGATGCTCACCGACTCGGTCTTCCGGATCGCCGGGGTGCGCCTGCCCTGGTTGTTCGCCGCCTTCCTCGGCGGGTTGGGGGCGACGGCCGTGATCGGGCAGTACGAGGACATCCTCGGCCAAGTTATTATCCTCAGCGCCTTCGTGCCCATCATCATCGGCATGGCCGGTAATGTCGGCGTCCAGTCCGCCACGGTCACCGTCCGCGGCCTGGCCACCGGCGCGATCCATCTGCGCGATACCCTGGCCATGGTCTTCAAGGAGCTGCGGGTGGGGTTGTTGCTGGGTGCCTTCTACGGCGTGATCCTCGCCCTCTACGGCTTGTGGATGTACGACAGCCTGCAGCTCGGTCAGGTGGTCGGGCTGACCATCCTCACCAACATGGCCGGCGCGGCGCTGTTGGCGGTCTCCCTGCCGATGCTCTTCGTGCGCTTGAATGCCGACCCGGCGGTGGCGACCGGGCCTTTCGTCACCACCGCCATCGACGTGCTCGGGGTGCTCAACTACTTCGTCATCGCCAGCCTGATCTACGGCCTGTAG
- a CDS encoding nuclear transport factor 2 family protein has protein sequence METDPRAIVERYLQALEERDYEAARACLADQGFSYTSPIAAYTRAEDLLDHAMIGGSIVQQRQVVKCFVDGPDVCHILRYCIQLSDKQQIDLAHWARVEQGRIVSILAIFDAHAYWTLFEEPEPRQTPCRLT, from the coding sequence ATGGAGACGGACCCGCGGGCGATCGTTGAACGCTACCTGCAGGCCCTTGAGGAGCGCGACTACGAGGCGGCCCGGGCGTGTCTTGCGGATCAGGGCTTCAGCTATACCAGCCCCATCGCCGCTTACACCCGGGCTGAAGACCTGCTGGATCACGCCATGATCGGCGGCTCGATCGTCCAGCAGCGCCAGGTGGTCAAGTGCTTCGTTGACGGTCCCGACGTCTGCCACATCCTGCGCTACTGCATCCAGCTCTCCGACAAGCAGCAGATCGACCTGGCCCACTGGGCGCGCGTCGAGCAGGGGCGGATCGTCTCCATCCTGGCCATCTTCGACGCCCACGCCTACTGGACCCTGTTCGAAGAGCCCGAGCCGAGGCAGACCCCTTGCAGATTGACCTAG